The Terriglobia bacterium genome has a window encoding:
- the kdsA gene encoding 3-deoxy-8-phosphooctulonate synthase — translation MTRSFTVGDFKIGNRQPLFLVAGPCVIESERHAMRMAESIAQICSDLKVHYIFKASYDKANRTSVHSFRGPGLKKGLSVLMRIKRSLHLPLLTDIHEISHVGPAAEVCDVLQIPAFLCRQTDLLVAAGKSGRAINIKKGQFVAPWEIRHAVEKVRSAGNEKIMVTERGAMFGYNNLVVDMRSIPIMQEIGYPVVFDATHSVQIPAGAGNASSGQAQFIPHLARAAVAAGIDGIFMEVHDHPEKALSDGPNALHLKLLPGLLKTLLEISHIVKAEVKA, via the coding sequence ATGACGCGATCCTTCACAGTCGGCGATTTCAAGATTGGCAACCGTCAGCCACTGTTCCTAGTGGCGGGTCCGTGCGTGATTGAAAGTGAGCGGCACGCGATGCGGATGGCGGAATCGATCGCGCAGATCTGCTCCGACCTGAAGGTCCATTACATCTTCAAGGCCTCCTACGACAAGGCCAACCGCACCTCGGTCCACTCGTTCCGGGGTCCGGGTTTGAAGAAGGGGCTTTCCGTTCTGATGAGGATCAAGCGCTCCCTCCACCTGCCGTTGCTCACTGACATCCATGAAATCTCGCACGTGGGGCCAGCCGCCGAAGTGTGCGATGTGTTGCAGATTCCCGCCTTTCTTTGCCGTCAAACCGATCTGCTGGTGGCGGCCGGAAAGTCCGGGCGGGCCATTAATATAAAGAAAGGGCAATTCGTGGCGCCCTGGGAAATTCGTCATGCCGTGGAAAAGGTGCGTTCCGCAGGCAACGAAAAGATCATGGTGACCGAGCGCGGCGCCATGTTTGGCTACAACAACCTGGTCGTGGACATGCGCTCCATTCCGATCATGCAGGAGATCGGATATCCGGTGGTCTTCGACGCGACCCACAGTGTTCAAATTCCGGCGGGAGCGGGGAACGCCTCCAGCGGGCAGGCCCAGTTCATTCCACACCTGGCGCGGGCCGCCGTGGCCGCCGGCATTGATGGCATCTTCATGGAGGTTCACGACCACCCCGAGAAGGCACTCAGTGATGGCCCCAACGCCCTTCATCTCAAGCTTCTTCCGGGACTCCTGAAAACCTTGCTTGAGATCAGTCACATCGTGAAAGCTGAAGTCAAGGCATGA
- a CDS encoding KpsF/GutQ family sugar-phosphate isomerase produces MSIESARRFLAIEAEAIMELIARLDRSFTQAVDLIEACKGRVVITGIGKSGIIAQKISATLSSTGTPSLFLHPAEAVHGDLGRMVAGDLVLALSYSGETEEILLLLDTLKRLGIPLIAMSGSLDSTLAEASDVVLDVSIKKEACPLGLAPTASTTAMLALGDALALAVLERRGFTEEDFAALHPAGGLGRKLMRVENLMHSGDALPKVKADTRMSEVIYEISKKGLGMTSVVDGDDHLVGIITDGDLRRLLERGDQILSKTAGEAMHPRPLTIHRREFATHALNLMEQQKITSLIIVNETRCVEGVLHIHDLWRTEMF; encoded by the coding sequence ATGAGCATCGAATCCGCCAGGAGATTTCTCGCCATTGAGGCCGAAGCGATCATGGAGCTGATTGCCCGGCTGGATCGCAGTTTCACGCAAGCGGTGGATTTGATCGAAGCCTGCAAAGGGCGGGTCGTCATCACCGGAATCGGGAAGAGCGGCATCATTGCTCAAAAAATCTCCGCCACCCTCTCATCAACCGGCACCCCCTCGCTGTTTCTGCATCCCGCTGAAGCCGTGCACGGCGATCTCGGCCGCATGGTGGCGGGAGACCTGGTGCTGGCGCTTTCTTACAGCGGGGAGACCGAAGAGATTCTGTTGCTTCTCGACACCCTCAAGCGTCTGGGCATCCCGCTGATCGCAATGTCCGGGAGTTTGGATTCGACCCTCGCCGAAGCCAGTGACGTCGTCCTTGATGTGTCGATCAAGAAGGAAGCGTGTCCCCTCGGACTGGCACCCACCGCGTCCACCACGGCAATGCTCGCGCTGGGAGACGCGCTGGCCCTGGCGGTCCTCGAACGCCGGGGTTTCACTGAAGAAGATTTTGCCGCCCTTCATCCCGCCGGTGGGCTGGGACGAAAACTAATGCGGGTCGAGAACCTGATGCACAGCGGTGACGCCCTGCCGAAGGTCAAGGCCGACACTCGGATGAGTGAGGTAATCTATGAAATCTCGAAGAAGGGGCTGGGAATGACGAGTGTCGTCGATGGGGATGACCACCTGGTGGGGATCATCACGGACGGCGACCTTCGTCGACTCCTGGAACGCGGCGACCAGATTCTTTCTAAGACGGCAGGTGAGGCCATGCATCCCCGCCCGCTCACCATTCATCGGCGGGAATTTGCCACCCATGCTCTGAATCTGATGGAACAACAGAAAATCACCTCGCTCATCATCGTCAATGAGACCCGGTGCGTTGAAGGCGTCCTTCATATCCACGATCTCTGGCGGACAGAGATGTTTTGA
- a CDS encoding HAD-IIIA family hydrolase yields the protein MSRLPKKILTRLKKIKLLVFDVDGVLTPGDILVHPDGSESKSFDVRDGIAIRFAHQAGLQLGLLSGRFSEAVAQRAQDLGVEICVQGSVGKKPDFLGILEKLTLTPEEAAYVGDDIVDLPVLRLAGFAATVADGCPEAREVAHYITRAHGGHGAAREIIELVLKAQDRWNGVVQQFLED from the coding sequence ATGTCAAGACTCCCCAAGAAGATTTTGACCCGCCTCAAGAAAATCAAGTTGCTGGTGTTCGATGTGGATGGCGTTTTAACTCCCGGAGACATCCTGGTTCATCCGGACGGGAGTGAGTCCAAGAGCTTTGACGTGCGGGATGGAATTGCGATCCGGTTTGCCCATCAGGCCGGCTTGCAGCTGGGTTTGCTTTCTGGAAGATTCTCTGAAGCCGTGGCGCAGCGCGCGCAGGACCTGGGGGTTGAAATTTGCGTTCAGGGATCGGTAGGGAAGAAGCCCGATTTCCTGGGAATCCTTGAGAAGCTCACTTTGACGCCCGAGGAAGCGGCTTACGTTGGAGACGACATTGTCGACCTTCCGGTCCTGCGCCTCGCCGGTTTTGCTGCGACCGTCGCCGATGGTTGCCCCGAGGCCCGGGAAGTGGCGCATTACATCACCAGGGCTCATGGGGGACACGGGGCCGCGAGGGAAATCATCGAGCTTGTCCTGAAAGCGCAGGACCGCTGGAATGGAGTGGTTCAGCAATTCCTCGAGGATTAG